The Sphaerisporangium siamense genome includes the window GAGGCCCTCGACGCCGCGGCGGCCGTCGGCGACGACAGGATCCAGGAGAAGGCGCAGGGCCGGGTCAACCCCGAGGGCTTCACCCACGGCACGGCGGACCAGCGTATGAAGTGGTTCGGCACCGGCTACAAGTCGGGCGATCCGGGCGCGTGCGACACCTTCTCCGGCGGCATCTGAGTGGTTCCCCACCTCAACACCAGACACCGAAGCAGGCGGAGCATGAAAACTCTCTTAAACTCAATAGGGTGATCTTCAAGTCAGTCGGTGACAGACGTCCGTACCCGGAGCATGGTCTGTCCCATCGCGAATGGGCGCGCATCCCGCCCCGGCAGGTCAGGCTCGACTCCCTGATCACCACGAAGGCGGTGCTGGACCTGCACTCCCTGCTCGCCAAGGACTCCACGTTCTACGGTGACCTCTTCCCTCACGTCGTGCAGTGGCGGGGCGAGTACTACCTCGAAGACGGGCTGCACCGCGCGCTCCGGGCCGCGCTCCACCAGCGGTCGGTCCTGCACGCCCGCGTCCTTGAGGTCGACTCCCTCGCCGCCGCCGGCGACGTCCTGGCGGGCCGTGAGGCCGAACCGCCGCTCTCTTAGGTAAAACACTTCCCGTACTCGTCATCCGCCGCCTCCCGGCTTCCTAAGCTGCGACCGTCGCAGGGGCGACACGGCCACTGGCCGCAGGAACGCAGGCGTCGGGGCGGTTATCCAATGCGAGATGTCACTCAGATCGTTGCCCAGCTCCGGGAAGAACTCGCGGGAGAGCTGCGCGAACGGGTGCGGCGCCGTCTCCGCGAGCAACCCACCGACTGGCTGGTCGACCAGCTGATGGCGTTCGTCCTGCCGTCGGAGGAGGTCTCCTACGCCATCCCCCGGCAGGTTCCCCGAGGCCCCGAGGCGGACGCGCACGCCGCCACGCCTCTCCCTGAGGCACACGGGTGCGCCCCCTGGAACGGGGAGTCTCTCGACCCGGTCACGTCTCCGGAGGCCGAGGGCGACCGTCCGGCGCGGATCCGCCGGCTCGGCCTCGACGCCACCTCCCTGCCCGGGTTCACCGCCCGCTACCGGTCCCTGCGCCGCGAGGTCCTGGAGGCCGAGGGCTACCTTCTCGGCCCGCCGCCCCGGGGCGGCGCCCTGATCTCTCCCGCGCACCGCTCACCCGAGGCCGAGGCGCTGCTGCGCGAGGCCAAGGACGTCCTGCACGCCCTGCTCTTCCGCGGCCCGGAGGACGGCGTACGGCTCGACCGCGCCGTACGGGTGCCGCTCACGCTGGCCGTCCCGCCGTCCAAGGCGCACGCCGTGGCCGCGCTCGTCGGCGCGGCGGCGCGGGCCGAGGGATCCACGTTCCACGTCGAGTACGGCGAGGTGCCCGGCGAGCCGGGGCGCCACGCGGACGAGGCCGACGCGGCGGACGGAGCGGGCACGGCCGGGGCGGTGGGCCTGGTCGGTCACGCCCTCGGCGCGGCCCTGCGCCTGATCAACGACCTGGAGATCAACGAGCCCACCCTGGACGGCCGATAACCGGTTGACCCCGTCGCCGGGGCCGAGCAGCCTGGGCGG containing:
- a CDS encoding type II toxin-antitoxin system VapB family antitoxin, yielding MIFKSVGDRRPYPEHGLSHREWARIPPRQVRLDSLITTKAVLDLHSLLAKDSTFYGDLFPHVVQWRGEYYLEDGLHRALRAALHQRSVLHARVLEVDSLAAAGDVLAGREAEPPLS